TCCTCTTCTAGATTCCTGGtctcttaaaactttaatagacgatgaaatataatattggtgtcgagaaaatctatcatagttactgttatgataccatttaaaatataaattaatcgaaaggaacttcgttccgtccgggtgtcccttgacacctctctagttttttttttatatttattttattattatttattacttaagatttcATATCGAACATAGTGttatggttgcagctccttacaaacgttgtgtaaaacaaaaaacttggctattaaaaagagtgtcgaagagtttattgccagttcttctcttctgttctacgccctagatttgagaactggcagtaaatttaaaattagaagcatttaatttatatttctttttttgacgttcataagtgtacatgtATTGTGTTACTtgcatgaataaatgatttttgactttgagttaggctagatcgtatgTTCCATCATGTCTTTacgtaaaaaaaagtaatccAGACACAAAATTAGCATCGCCATCGCCCCTcgtaatatttttgtctaattttctttttcgaTAGCGAGAGCCCACAGCTAGTAAAAAGCATACGTAACATCGagttatgtaattaatatgataaatcctttttaaatattagattatttgTTTAACAGATACTGATATTCGACCCGACGCATTATCCTGACCCAAACGGCGGTAGAGTGATCCAGCGAACAGTTCAACCCAATCAAGAggtgtatattaaaatactatcCACCAAACAGATAGCTACGAAGGAAGTTCGTAAATATCCGCAAAGCACGGTTAGTACCGAcaaagttaattaatataatagaccaaatgtataaaataattatttaaaaaattctgaCTATAGTAAGCGCCACtgataaaatatctttttttatatttctttaatatcggggttggaaaagaATTtagtataacattttttcgttacgcgtcacatttttccgttacgcgccatcttttgaagtgaaacttctttatcgacgtatgggagaaattttgtggcaggttacgcgccatgttgctttttgaagtcaaacttctttatcggcgttggaaaaaaatttacacacatttgtcacatttttcggttacgcgccatctttttcttgtccctaccacggttgatccgaaaagattcgaagccattagtaacaaaaatatataataacgataacaatgatagtaatactaataattctattacaattaatgaaattctgtaataatcatagtactacatagtagtacagtaataagttaaaatgaaataattgtatttgtattcatgtctatgataataaaagccttttgttaaactttatctaatttaactttatttaaccaatttctgtaaagttgcataatatagtagatcatttttcgaaaaataaggtcataaagaagtttcacttcttacgtgtgtaggtacacctagtacacacacacatttttttatattatggcaatagttttaactttatgccagttgcaagtaaaaggttgggaaactacacgtgagaaaaaataaacaaagacatcaaaaggaaataaagggataagttagttaaaaacaaaatatgtacataaacataatcttaatattattatagattatgaaagaagataatacattataatacaataaaggatAAAGCAAAAGGTATAAGACATCTTTAACCTctagatggggcagagggcgtccacAGTGAGTCTTGAGCTCTGTATTtcacctcgctccaagtctttccggctctctttgcctcatctgcaactTACGACGCCAGTTTTGTTTGGGACGGCCACGCTTCCGCTTTCCTTGACGGCTCCCATCATGCGCCTGCTTGATTGGAATCTCTTCGGAGTGTTTGGCCTATCCAATTCCACTTGCGTCGCTTGATTTACTAGGGTTTCTCGGCACTCGGCAGCGGCATATTATGAAATCTTTGAAGGGATTTCACAGCGACATCTCTCGGCGGTTTACTAAACTTTCTTATTTTGATACAGCTTGTGACATCCAACGTCAAAATCAGTAATTACCACGCGAGttacagtttttataaaagttattgttatatttcctTTGTACTTGATGCTGAATTAACATtggcataaaatatttttatgaaaaatcatCCTGttacacacaaaaatataatatttgacgCACACATATTTCGCAGCGTTTCATACTTTATAaaagtttgtaaatatttaaagtaatagttatatttcttttagctTGTTAATTATCTGTCAAGTGTCAAAACTgaccttttatttaattgtaagatTGAGGCTAGTCTGTGGAAAAAAAGCGAGTTTTTCCTTGAAATTTGTCACTTCAATTTTTACAGTGCACAAGAGTTTgcatttgattaaaaaattgttttaaaggacttttataaaataacaaactctAACTTTAGTTTTATGATAAACGAAACTTCAATGTGTTGCCGAAATAATGTATCAACAACacatgtatattaaaatatgtcaagCCAAAGATGGGAATAATAGGCacatttctattgtttatggtCAATAGTCCAAGCTTAAGGAGACGATTTCCGTTTCACGAAACGCGCCCTTGGCAATATCTTTTTACTTTCTTATTCTTCTGATTTTGTTCATGCCGAATATTAAAgctaaatgtatattataaaattacagaGACAATGTCTATTTCACGACGAAAAACGtgaaaaaaacagaaaaatgtATTCGTACAGTGCCTGTGTAGTGAACTGTCGAGTGAGGACCATACAATCCCTTTGTAAGTGCACACCATTTTACCTACCTGTGTCATTAAAAGGAGGGAGGGTGTGCTCATTCGATAATCTCAAATgtctcaataaatataaaggtattatcttaatatatatatttcttgtgtgcgtgtgtatgtgactgaactcctcctaaacgactggaccaattttgatgaaattttttgtgtgtcttcaaggggacctgggaatggtttagattcacaaatcagcccgccagatgttaagggtagtccatccctaaatttttatttttattttttagacaaattttttaatttctatttttttatgatacagcattaaaaaatacatacaacccctaactttcacccctctacgatcaacccctatttttttattataaatgatatacatggcgaaacgacgtttgccggatcagctagtatagatatatatatataacatattactaaaaaaaaactgtgttGCTTTTAAGATCTGGGctatatatttctgtatctgttccgtgattatttatttttttctactagCATCTAGGTGGTCAgactcctgtgcctgacacgtcGTCTAGTTGTTGAGTCTAAGATATACCGATGTCCTCACTATGTTGTCACCGTACCACCGTACGAGGGAGTATTAAAAacacacatagacagaaagtccattggggAAAAGCCGGGTTCGAACAACATAATAGTTAATACTCTCTGCcttcacaaaatatatattaactaattaCAATCATtatcaatacaataaaaacttgGATTGTGACGCCTTCCATTGGGTAGActgacttattttttattcgtcatttttaattatttctttgaagttatacttcttgaggcgcgttataaaaaattgatgagagtgaaattttacgatgcgcacgcaccgtgacacaaaattaagttgcccacggaagatgctacggcattggacatatgtaatttaaaaacaatattcgaataataatagaatttatgcttaatgtaagagaataataataaatatttatttattgactttttcaaatgtaaactgaactttattgactataatgactccttttccagtctttgattatttaattgtaattaattatttgcatgcaatcaaaaactatttttaataattccaaagaagtataactttttacgcgcgtacataagtgcacgcaccctttttatttttaaataaagatagcCTGTATATCTGAGGGACCCGAGGGACCTCATATAAGTATAGATATAGCATTGCTTTTTGTGATAGTGTCTTACagcagtttattttaattacgccaaatttatttttcatttgttaaaaaatgttaagatatataaatatttgtagaaAAGCTTTTCTACTTATACCCGATGGgtgaaacaaattttgatgGACTCGAGATAGAGGCGGTGGACTCGCTAAACTGCCCTGAATGTCTGCCGGACTGCGAACATACGCAACACTTCACCGAATATATAAAGTTTGAGACAAAGCCAAATAGTTTCAAGGATaaactattacataaaaatgtaattaggTGGGTAGTACAAACtgttaatcttaatatatataaattacgtgtcacgttgtttgtccgctatggactcccaaactaccgaaccgatatcaatcaaatttgcacaccgtgtgcagtttgatctaacttaaaagatagcttacatctcaatttatacccgcaatattattttattgcaaaatatttgtttattatttaatagtcacaattctaatagatggcgctgtgttgaaagtaccaacgttttacataagctaaaatttaatggcataaccaccataaAGCACCcaatgactggtgttctcctaccgtttcccttgaatagtttactactatgtaatataacaaaaaccttagccacagcaacgcttggccggtctactagtaagtatataaaacaaagtcagGTTCAAACTAACTAACagcttataactcgagaacccACTGGCCCGGCCGGCCCGAAAGCCCCGGTGTCTAAAGAAAGTCGAGaacgtatttttattgattgattgattaaaaatatagagaAACGTCAGTAACGAAAAAGTTTTGACATATTCTGGTATATTAGGTAGTTGTCGaatatttatatgtgtgttaagaaatttattttttgtaataaggaAGTCAAgctatttaattatacaacaaatgaaatatttaacttaataaagtaattaaattaatatttattttgtattcattgtcttattttgataaaaacataaaGTTCAGCTAATCTGTCACACTATTTTCTTTGACTTTTACGCGCTACGAATttcgccgggtcagctagtataaataaactagcaatattttgttacctaaTAGTGTAATTAGTGTATAAggtcatgataatcaaaataaaaagtcgTTACCTggtaaattttaagtttatacaaTAATGTAACAATACTGTGTTCCTAGGAACGTTAATACTACGGGAAAATGCATGATAAGCATTTATCAATCTACACATTATGGAGTATTAAACCGCTTGGATGTTGTATCTTATTGGTTTGAAGTTGTTAGTAAGTATAGCACGATTTCTGTAtggtttattattacatatttgtatttatattatgaacaTGTATGTGTATACTACAATCATACAGCTTACTCATTCGGaacaatacaaattttaaatcagaCGTTAATcgaattgttaaaaaaaaattgttaagtgcgtgcataacttttttaatactacataatatttcaaataatgatTAGTGTTAAATCAAATGTAAAAAGGCCCGTTTGAATTCTGTTGttgttagtaaatatattaattttcaggtAACATCGGCGGCTTTTACGGCGTTCTCATCGGTTACTCAATATTATCTATTCCTGAAATatgttacttttttatatttcggtTTTCAGTTCgcatatataatttctatgcaacataaaaattttagtAACTAAAAATGTATTGCATAGCTAtaagttttaactaattaaactTAGTTACTGGACAATAGATTTCTTTCAACAGTTGTGAAGAACATCGTgatctattattttaatactaaattattgtaaaaaataaactaattttgaTTATACTACTGTGACTGAGGCACAGtggtaatattatgttaaagaaATTGATAAACTGATAACTAACATAGACCTACTCTATTAATTCAACTCAATCTATTAAgaattatttcatataaatataatgaaatggctattagaaaaattaatgtCGTCAATTTTCCTTAGGTATGTGAGAGATTATTCCTTAGCGATGAAGTCTCATGTGTCAAGTGTCAAGCTCtgatgtaaatttattttgaccaGAGAGTAAGAAAATATGAGTAAACACCACATTACTCAATTGTAGGCTGCGTTCCgaattatttctaaaattcaAAGTTTGAAAAGTCAAAAGTACTTAACTAATGAGaaaactgtttaaaaaattagaattaacgttatatattattacttttatattgaaaatctGTTCGTAACGAATATTACGTAACAGTAAATTACTATTGCGCATTAACTTTGTCCATGAAGTTCACGTTCAAAGTCAAAACATTTCCATGTTCGAAGAATGCGCGTCATTCCGCTGTCAAAAAGGCCGTATCCGTGGGCTGTGTCAGTTATTTGCAGGcgtaatttgtttttacataaaatgtcCGCGAATTCCTCTCCAGGAAAAAGCGATGGTGAGTCTTTGTTGTGTTTGCTGGAAAAGTTATTAAACCAGGATCACCAATTTTTGTCTTCGATTTTAGCTGAGGATAATAATGGTGCCCCTAACCCGCCAAATCCAAGTGAACATTTAGGTTCTCGGATTCGTGATTTGGATGTAGATACTATTCGAAGGTATTTTGCTCAAAAATTCGGGTTCTATGAGCCTAGCGAACCAACTGGTGGTGTCGAAAAGGTTTTACATGAAGTCAGTTTAGATGGTGTTGTTAAATGGATGAAAAGCCCGCGATGCCAAAATGTTATTACATTAGCTGGAGCTGGTATATCAAcatgtaagtatttataaatcatatcaatttattttaaagaatgaAACAAGTGTATTAATTAGAGTAATTTATGTTGTATATGTATAGAAGAGGAAAATGTTTTgtatactttataaatatctattcTTCTATAGACAactgtacattatttaaacaacttactatttcattaaaaacttgtttaaataacatattgtCTAGAGCATTAATATACTTATCCACATACTTTTTGTAGCTATTTAGTTTAAGCAACTTTACAAGTTCCATTCTCTATTAAAACTTAAGCCATGACATTTATAAATGATGTTAGCTATTAAAGTGTGTATGatttcagctgcaggtattccAGACTTTAGAAGCCCCGAGACTGGTCTCTATcacaatttacaaaaatacaatctTCCAGAACCACAGGCAATCTTTGAGATAAACTTTTTCAGACAAAATCCTAAACCATTTTTCACACTAGCAAAGGAACTGTTTCCTGGAAATTTCAAGCCAACAATTTCACATTATTTCATTAGGCTTTTGCAtgaaaaaggtatttaaattttatatttcctacatatttaataaaaagggttttaatataagaataacATTTACTATATTGAAATGgccagtaaaaaaatatatatttaatgtaaatttccCTTGCATTTTATAggtttcatatacattttttttcaccttgggtgttaacgtaaaataatTGATAGGCAACTAAACAGTTCTAACTAATCAGTTCATGCAAATATCACCAAtgatagaatttttttttaaatggtgtAGTACATTAATGAAAGTGTTAAATCAAATGATGTATTGTTATTGTATGTATCTTATCTATATCTTATGTAACTtagactatttttaatatgtttacagatgtaatattattattatattttaaacaattcaaaTTCTTTTACAGGTCTATTGCTTCGTCACTACACACAAAATATTGACACATTAGAAAGAGGCGCTGAGATCCCTGATGATAAAATAGTTGAGGCACATGGCACATTTTACACATCACATTGCTTGGAATGCAGAAAATTGTATAGTctagaatttataaaaggtTGGTTTTTGTGAGTAAAGGATTAGATTGCAAAATAATGGCAGACAAAATTTCTAATGACAGATGGATTAGATGTGTGAAATTGGATGCTCGAATAATGACAGGCCAAAATTACATTAACTGTATGATGTTAAACAAAGTTTTATGGCTTGTACAAAACACTTTGTGGAAACAAATCTTAGAATTAGTAGCAAGTCTAGGTTGCCTAACAGGCCAAAGGCTCGATAGGGCCCCAGAGTGACGATGATTTAGCTTAACTAGTCAATCCATATATATTACTATCTTTGTTGAAATGTAAGAATTAAAAAGCGTAAGAGGTTTTGAAAAGGTAATTTGATGTATAGATGTAGGTAGTTATTAgaataaatcttaaatataaGTTGGTGATATACATACAGCTACATTAACTgaacatgtttttattatgaaaatattcaataaattttgttaatatatctttatttcaGAACACATATTTTCCGATGAGATCCCCTTATGCACAGAATGCAGTGGAGTAGTCAAACCAGATATAGTATTCTTTGGAGAAAGTCTACCAGAACGATTCCAGAATTGTCTACAAGAAGATTTCCAGAAATGTGATATGCTAATCATTATGGGATCATCCTTGGAAGTCCAGCCATTTGCATCGCTGATTGatatgtatgttatgtatACTAGCCTAAAGTGACGTGTTAATTGCTCAatttatcttataatataaagtaactTATCTCCATGGTTTTGTAGAGATGTTTCATGTAGCAGAAAGGTCTTGGGTTTGATACcatgcaaaaaatattgtgagctggaattatgtattaaaataccatATAATCAGTTGTGGTGACAACAATTCACACAATACGTATAAACAATTCATATAATCACATATAGATGTGTGCTTTTTTCTGTGACaactaagatttttttaaataaaagatgaGACAAATGAGACTATTACTGTTATGtagtaataatgtatttaatggaGCAAGAGGTGAAAGTGAGAAAGGAGTGGAGGATTAAAGCTGccagaaattaaaatttaatttaatatttatcacgaaataaaataaatccgtACTTatctgttaaattatttttaataataaacaatatagttattttatatatttaactaatggTTAAATAATTCCAGGGTACCCGAATGGTGTCCCCGTCTCCTAATAAACCGAGAGAAGGCCGGTATGAGGTCTCCCTTACTCCGGATGTGGGGCCTGGCGAGTGGGGGACTTCAGCTTGATGATGATGCTGTCAGGGATGTGGCAAGGCTTGGTGATTGCGATGATGGATGTGCTGATCTGGCTGAAAGACTTGGCTGGGGGGTAAGTCTTAAAGCTGTGACTCTACTAGTCCTAAATATcttcaaacatttaaattcaaaacgtgaccacctagtgactctttatacctaaaagtttcCATTATGTGTACCAatcaaattcgttacgtaatacttgaacgcttcctTGATGTAATATTTGCTGGATTTGatcttgtaatataaaatagttagGCGCCCTTTTGAGATCAGGCATTAAatgctaatttaaattttcgaaaacaaaaaataattttcctaaTAACATGGGTTTGGGCATTTCTCTCGCGGCTgtgaaattttcttttagtGTTAAATTCGCTCGCATGGTGAATGAATCCATCGTCCATGAATCGACACTTAACGGCGTGTATAAGGTCTTATGTCCCCTAGCCAGCCTGATCGGTCCTAGGCAGCTCTCTtatcttctcttccgttctacgcccttgatttgagaactggcagtaaatgtaaaattagaagcattcaatgtatatttcttttttgactgtacgttgaataaataatttttcactttGACTATCTTCACTCCATATCGTTCCAGCTTCCCTCGCCCTTACAATGATGCTTCGTTGCCAGGTCTTGGGCGACCATGTTTCCTCTTGCCTTGAGGATCTCGAGTCGAGGGCTTGGTTGGCAATTTGACCTGTAGCGTATGGCCCACCCACTTCCATTCTCGGCGTTTTATGGACCTGTTAATTGGCACCTCATAGCGTAGCTCCCATAGCTGGTGATTCGAGATTCCTGCGTCTACTTGCCTGTTAAGAAAAAAAGCatagttgtagcgccactggaataaaaataggtgtatttttttcttatattaattcTCATTTTCCAGGATGAGCTTCACGAGTTAGTTGCCAGCGAGCATGAAAGGTTGGAACGCGAGGGCGCTCTCACTAAACCCCATGGGCCAACAGTTGGCCACTCCGTGAAGCCGATTATTCCAAACGTTCCAAGTGGAAGCTCTGCCATTCCGAGTGTGGTGAAATCGCCGCCCAATCCAACACccaaaatatgaaatttcccTAACTGGTATTGCATTTTTCGAAGGCATTAGATGTTCCACAGGGGAGAATGGGGTTAACTTTAGATATAAAGCCCATCCTCCTCTATCTTGGTTTAAATGTTGATTATAGGTAAAGATCATAATTCCGTTGTAGAtagcttatttatttttgtactatGTAGATTAGCATTGCTTAGTAAAGGGAAGGAAGGGAAGGGAGTTTTGTATGGTGgtataatttaactaaatgtaTACGTAGTAGAGATGGATGTCTGAATTAAATATCTAGCGTCAACGCGCTTGCTTGCGTTCCATATTACTGTAAGTCTGTTACGTCCACTGTCATCTTTGACAGCTGACATTGACGTGAagatttcttttttgtatacTAAGCCAAGGCTCTATCTAACTAGAGATGTGTAACTGTGTTAAATATCTTGCGTTAACGCACTTGCGTACGTTCGATATtccatttaaatgtattacgtCAACTGTCATCTTTGACAACTGACATTGTCgtgatgttatttttgtatactaaGCCAAGGCtctatgttattaattatgtgtAACTGTGTTAAATATCTTGCGTTTACGCGCATTCGATATTACATTTAAGTTTATAACATCAACTGCCATCTTTGACACCTGACATTAACATCATgccaaaattttatgtttactaCGTTTTTTAAATGcgttaagattttaaaattatacacgATGTgtgtcatttaaataaaatgtcggAACTGTCAGTAATGGGCGCGTGACATGCTGAATCAAATTGTTATGTCtgaatattgaattaaatataaacatattgaaataatgaatattcaagctttttattttgtaatttaagttttagaaTACCTGCAATGAATTTaagcaatatttataaaactaaatcaatCTAATTGTACTTTTTCAAATGTTTATGTCTCTATCTCTGAAATTGTGTTTGTgttgtgatgaaaagggacaGTTGAGCATTCagaatgatttatttttgtgtaaggCAATATATACtgtacaatataatatgtgtaacaattatttattaataataattttccctAAGCGCTTATTGACCCTattcttatttgttaccatggttaccatgGTCATTTTAGTCCTAGTAGTATGagttttgtattaatgtttttaaacttatagTACATGTTTTAGACTATACTAGTTATAGGAGTTTTTTTAGATGTTGCCTATGACATAATTGTAACATATGTCTTAGTGATTGTCAGTAGGAAAGAATAATATGTAGTCTGATCaatgtaaaaatgtttactCAAGTATCAAATCTGATTCCAACTTTGGTCAAATGTGGTCAAATTTGACTAGCTTCCTAGTTGATAGATTTGTCAAATATAACCatatattcattaaattaatcaaaatttgtATAATGGTAATGCTGTAAAGGATGTCTTTTAGCACGaatatataattgaataaaaaaaaatatccgtATAAAAACAGAGATCCGTGGGCATATTTGGAACTAAACGGCAACTTACGATTTCCTTTATAGTTTCCGACATTAAAAGCTTATGCTCAGAGTCGAGACTACGAGAACAGTTAGTCAATATGTGTTTGACATACTGGAGTTCATACACAGCTTTCCTTTCTGAAGCCCTCAATCTTACTCATAGACCACAAATGTTCCATTTTTCCGTATGAAATTTGATAtcctactaaaaataaattacccaCTATAAgccaaattatatttatcaagTTGCTGAGGGAAGAGGCCTTGGAattgttacgctcttttcttgaaggaccctaagtcgaattggttcggaaatacttcagtaggtggttccacatagtggtggtgcacggCACCGCCTTAAGAAACGGTcaattgtggaacgacggacgtcgatgcgatagtattttgtattctgccttgacgtccgatgatggaACTGATTCTGAAGTGTTCTAACTTGTCATTTAAAGGTATTACTGAACTGTCGTCAAACAATACGTTTTTACATACTGAAATGATACTTAATGCTAAGTTTCTCTTCTTATCAAATTAtcagaaattataatttgtgttattttaaaattatatgttctAGTATATAAGTCGCCgtgacacttaatatttttttgtatggagTGCTTGTTGGGagttgaatataataattatgtgtaattcttgttattattaatccctatatttagttttttacagtaaaaatatttaattttccgaCTGATGTGAAACTTATAGGAAATAACTACGCGTCGTCTGTGAGAACAGCGATGGTCTAGTGGCTTTaatgtgttttcttttatggACACTAAAACTTGTTATCTGAAGACAAACATTGTAtagaaaccggcatgtctcaaAAATGACCGGATTGCTATCgagaattaatatataataggtttataattttcatacatttgaATTAATCATTTagtagttaatattattttgaatattaaaatgaaaatttgttttattttattttgaatattttttaattaatttttaaaaagtcttaaattacaaatacataactttttttattattgtcataTTCACTGGCTCGTTctgttttacaataaaaatagtttttttaaggcCATTAACAATTTTGAACTCGAATAGTTTATTCCTTAGGATCAGTAATTCCTTCTGAACTAATCGCAAACATTGCTTCAGTC
The Pieris napi chromosome 1, ilPieNapi1.2, whole genome shotgun sequence DNA segment above includes these coding regions:
- the LOC125053690 gene encoding sodium channel protein Nach-like — protein: MYIIKLQRQCLFHDEKREKNRKMYSYSACVVNCRVRTIQSLCKCTPFYLPVSLKGGRVCSFDNLKCLNKYKEKLFYLYPMGETNFDGLEIEAVDSLNCPECLPDCEHTQHFTEYIKFETKPNSFKDKLLHKNVIRNVNTTGKCMISIYQSTHYGVLNRLDVVSYWFEVVSNIGGFYGVLIGYSILSIPEICYFFIFRFSVRIYNFYAT
- the LOC125049031 gene encoding NAD-dependent protein deacetylase sirtuin-2-like isoform X2, producing the protein MRVIPLSKRPYPWAVSVICRRNLFLHKMSANSSPGKSDAEDNNGAPNPPNPSEHLGSRIRDLDVDTIRRYFAQKFGFYEPSEPTGGVEKVLHEVSLDGVVKWMKSPRCQNVITLAGAGISTSAGIPDFRSPETGLYHNLQKYNLPEPQAIFEINFFRQNPKPFFTLAKELFPGNFKPTISHYFIRLLHEKGLLLRHYTQNIDTLERGAEIPDDKIVEAHGTFYTSHCLECRKLYSLEFIKEHIFSDEIPLCTECSGVVKPDIVFFGESLPERFQNCLQEDFQKCDMLIIMGSSLEVQPFASLIDMVPEWCPRLLINREKAGMRSPLLRMWGLASGGLQLDDDAVRDVARLGDCDDGCADLAERLGWGDELHELVASEHERLEREGALTKPHGPTVGHSVKPIIPNVPSGSSAIPSVVKSPPNPTPKI
- the LOC125049031 gene encoding NAD-dependent protein deacetylase sirtuin-2-like isoform X1; amino-acid sequence: MRVIPLSKRPYPWAVSVICRRNLFLHKMSANSSPGKSDGESLLCLLEKLLNQDHQFLSSILAEDNNGAPNPPNPSEHLGSRIRDLDVDTIRRYFAQKFGFYEPSEPTGGVEKVLHEVSLDGVVKWMKSPRCQNVITLAGAGISTSAGIPDFRSPETGLYHNLQKYNLPEPQAIFEINFFRQNPKPFFTLAKELFPGNFKPTISHYFIRLLHEKGLLLRHYTQNIDTLERGAEIPDDKIVEAHGTFYTSHCLECRKLYSLEFIKEHIFSDEIPLCTECSGVVKPDIVFFGESLPERFQNCLQEDFQKCDMLIIMGSSLEVQPFASLIDMVPEWCPRLLINREKAGMRSPLLRMWGLASGGLQLDDDAVRDVARLGDCDDGCADLAERLGWGDELHELVASEHERLEREGALTKPHGPTVGHSVKPIIPNVPSGSSAIPSVVKSPPNPTPKI